A window of Thermoproteus sp. genomic DNA:
ATGCATATAAGCCTCGAGATGTACGAACTGCCAGGAGCCGCGTGGATGGGCTCTGCGATATATCTGGCGGCCATGGCCTTCGAGATCCCGGCATCTCTTGCCTGGGGGAGACTCTACGAGGGGGCCAGATCCGCCTTATATCTAGGCCCGGTCGCCGCGGCGCTGGCCACATACGTCTTTTCGCACGGTAGCTTCGCGGCCGGAGTTCTGGGGGCCTTCCTCTACTCGGCCGCTACCTCCTACGCCGATATAGTCGCCAAGGCCAGAGCTGTGGAGCTCGGCAGGATGGGGAGGGCCACAGCGCTCGGCGTCGTGAACGCCGCCTTCGGGCTCGGCTATCTAGCCAGCGGGGCGGTTTACGGATACCTAATAGAGACAGGCCTCATGTGGGTGTCGCCGGCCGTCTCGGCGGCTCTGGCGGCCGCCTCCATAGCCCTAATGAGGCTGGCCTAAGGCCCTATAGACCCCCTCCTCAACTCTGACAAATCTGTAGGTCCCCCTCTCGGTGCTGACGACGACCTCTCTAGGCCACCTAGAGGCGTCGACTTCCACTCGCGATGCGCCGGCCCTCTTCAAGAGGTCTGCGAAGAGGCTTACGTCTAGGTCCTCGGGAACGAGGAAGGCGAAGCCGTCCACACCTCTGGCCAGAAGGGAAGCCGCCTCGGCCCTATCGCCCTCTTCAGTTATGTCGTATATCGGCCTGGGCTCCATGTGCGCGATACGGCAATAATTTAATAGTATTACGCCCAACCCTAAATAGGCCAGTCCCCAACCGACATATGGCCAGAAGGCTCTGCCCCAACTGCAAGAAGGCAGTGGAGGAGGAAGTCGTCAGGGAGGGGCCCCTCGTGATTAAACGTTGTCCCTACTGCGGCCACATATTCGCCAAATATCAAGTCAAAAACGCAACTGCGAGATGAGCCTCCCGAGGATAATAGGCGTCGTCCACCTGCCGCCTCTCCCCGGCTCGCCGAAATATAAAGGCGACTTCGAGGCGGCCGTCAAATTCGCCGTGGAGAACGCCAAGGCCCTAGAGGAGGCCGGATTCGACGGAGTCATCTTCGAGAACTTCAACGACGCGCCCTACAAGCCGCGGGTGAAAGAGCCAGAGGCCGTGGCGGCTATGGCCGTGATAGTTAGAGAGGCCAGACGGGCCCTGTCGATACAGGTCGGGGCGAATATACTACGTAATTCGGCCCCCGAGGCGGCCGCCGTAGTGGCGGTGGCCGGAGGCTCCTTCATAAGGGCCAACGCGCTCTGCGAGGTCGTATCGGCGCCCGAGGGCCTGTTGGAGCCCGTCGCGAGGGAGGTGGCGGAAATCTTGGCGAGGCTTAAAGCCGACATCAAGGTCCTGGCGGACGTATACGTGAAGCACGGATGGCCCCTACACGAGAGGCCTCTCGGCGAGGTCGCGGCGGACTGCGCCGAGAGGGGAGGCGCCTCTGCCTTAATCGTGACGGGGGCCAGGACCGGCTCCCCGCCGGACCCCAGCCTTATAGCCGAGGCCTCGCGGTCCGGGCTTCCGGTCTACGTGGGGAGCGGCACGAGGCCGGACAACCTGGAGGCGTTTAGGGGGGCCTACGGCTACATAGTGGGGACCTACCTAAAGAGGCCGGACGGCTCTATTGACCCGGAGAGGGCTAGGGCCTACGCCTCGGCAGCTAGGCGCGCGCTGGGAGGTCACTAAAAGTTTCTACGTACTCGGAGGAAATACCTTTTATCTCACCTGAGGGTCTTATATACCCGTATAC
This region includes:
- a CDS encoding BtpA/SgcQ family protein, with product MSLPRIIGVVHLPPLPGSPKYKGDFEAAVKFAVENAKALEEAGFDGVIFENFNDAPYKPRVKEPEAVAAMAVIVREARRALSIQVGANILRNSAPEAAAVVAVAGGSFIRANALCEVVSAPEGLLEPVAREVAEILARLKADIKVLADVYVKHGWPLHERPLGEVAADCAERGGASALIVTGARTGSPPDPSLIAEASRSGLPVYVGSGTRPDNLEAFRGAYGYIVGTYLKRPDGSIDPERARAYASAARRALGGH